ATTTTAAACAATCACATACTGGTACAATATTTGTGCATGGTTATGGTGGGAGTGCAAACTCAGAAAAATATATGGTAAATCAAGCTGTAAAGCAAGGTGTAACTAATAATGTCATCACAGCTAGGGTATCTAAAAATGGAAATGTCAATTTTAAGGGGAATCTAAAAGACAATGCTGTCAATCCTATAATCAAGGTAGAGATGGAAGATAATAAAAATGGTGACACAGAACAAAACGCTAAAAATATTAAAAATGTATTAGCAAACCTTAAATCAAAATATAAGATTGAAAAGTATAATTTTGTAGGTCACTCAATGGGGAATTTATCATTTGCATACTTTATGAAAATGTATGGTACAGATAAAGACGTACCTCAATTAAATAAAGAAGTTAATATTGCTGGGACATTCAATGGCGTTTTAAATTTAAATGAAAAGGTAAATGAAATTACGGTTGATCATAATGGTAAGCCAAGTAAAATGACTGATAATTACAAAGCATTATTATCTCTTAAAGATAGTTATAAAAATAAAGATATTAACGTATTAAATATATTTGGAGACTTAAAAGGTGGAACACATTCTGATGGGCGTGTTTCAAATGCTTCATCTCAATCTTTAAAATATTTAATAGGAGATTCGGTGAGTAGTTATAAAGAATCTAAATATACTGGAAAGTCAGCACAACATAGCCAATTACATGAAAATAAACAAGTAGCCAATGAAATAATAGAATTTCTTTGGTCTAAATAATTAAAAGGTACAATTTCCATACGTTCAAATCGAGTATTTCTTTTCATTTATAGATTGAAAGAAACGATAATGTAACTTAGTTGGATATTGTACCTTTATTTGTATAGTTTCTTATGATTCACAGTATTCCATTACTAATTCTAATAGCCTTTTTCGATTCGCTTCTCCATATACATGTGGCAAAATCATTATTTCGTCAACATTATAATCATTTTTTAGTTGTTTCAACTGAGCATTTATTTGATAAGGTGACCCACTAATCACACGGTTTGCGTTGGATGACATCTTCTTAAGTTCTCTATCAGACCATTGTCGATTTTTAGCTGTATCAATTGAAGGATAAGATTTAGGTTGATTAGCATAAAAAATCCGTATTAACCATAAATGAAAGGCATTTAGTAATTGATTAGTTTTGTCTTGATTTTCTGCGGTAATGACAAAGGTTGCTAATATAACATATGGTTTTACTTGTTCCCCATAGTGTTGATATATAGTAGATTTATACGTTTTAATAGCCGCTTGAAGGTGATGTGATGCTTGACCCATCTGTGCTATGACAAAAGGCAATCCTTTTCTACCTGCTAGTTTCGCACTTCGTTCACTCATTCCAAGTATAAACATATCAGGATAACTATCTATTTGTGGGGTTGCAATTAAAGTTTGAAATCGATGTGGTTTAGTAACATCATCAGTAAAATATTTTTGTAAGTCATTTAATTGAGTTTCGAATTGTAGTGGTTGATTTTTATTTTCGTTCAATGCTGCAAAAACATTTGGATAGCTTTTAGAGCGACCTAAAGCCAAATCTACACGTTTTGGATGTCGTGCTTCCATAATTTTAAACTGTTCTGCTACTTTATATGGACTATAGTGTGGCATCATGATACCACCGCTTCCAATACGTATATGATTCGTTTGTTCTAACAGAGACATCATAATCATCTCTGGTGCACTTGATGCTACTGATAAAACTTGGTGATGTTCTGCTACCCAATATCTTTCATATCCCAACTGTTCTGCAAGTTGTGCTAATTCGATACTATGATTCAGTGCATCAGAAGCATTTCTATTTTC
The DNA window shown above is from Staphylococcus sp. M0911 and carries:
- a CDS encoding alpha/beta hydrolase, yielding MKSKWLLMISILIIALIIVALAIVVRQQHATKVDTQHFKQSHTGTIFVHGYGGSANSEKYMVNQAVKQGVTNNVITARVSKNGNVNFKGNLKDNAVNPIIKVEMEDNKNGDTEQNAKNIKNVLANLKSKYKIEKYNFVGHSMGNLSFAYFMKMYGTDKDVPQLNKEVNIAGTFNGVLNLNEKVNEITVDHNGKPSKMTDNYKALLSLKDSYKNKDINVLNIFGDLKGGTHSDGRVSNASSQSLKYLIGDSVSSYKESKYTGKSAQHSQLHENKQVANEIIEFLWSK
- a CDS encoding LLM class flavin-dependent oxidoreductase, producing the protein MKLSILDYVPIFENRNASDALNHSIELAQLAEQLGYERYWVAEHHQVLSVASSAPEMIMMSLLEQTNHIRIGSGGIMMPHYSPYKVAEQFKIMEARHPKRVDLALGRSKSYPNVFAALNENKNQPLQFETQLNDLQKYFTDDVTKPHRFQTLIATPQIDSYPDMFILGMSERSAKLAGRKGLPFVIAQMGQASHHLQAAIKTYKSTIYQHYGEQVKPYVILATFVITAENQDKTNQLLNAFHLWLIRIFYANQPKSYPSIDTAKNRQWSDRELKKMSSNANRVISGSPYQINAQLKQLKNDYNVDEIMILPHVYGEANRKRLLELVMEYCES